The following proteins come from a genomic window of Malus sylvestris chromosome 4, drMalSylv7.2, whole genome shotgun sequence:
- the LOC126617947 gene encoding uncharacterized protein LOC126617947, which yields MEGKAVRGEAMESISERLSSLEDLYFPRALQSNALNPSERKAILLDLLSRDVAVFLERYGSKLTFDELREFDALQDDYEINWHVKHLKSLMSPTSDELKSRSVTVKNRRRAYLNKLMFDGNYFSEDSMREREPYLHHEYVGKFQDPIGRTMARPGERWSDTLLRRAEEAVLISKIRGEQQRLGVPESDWVGGGDRNQQEEQEEEEEEEEEEEEEEEEEEDEDEEEAVRADRGAQSTEMLIDHPVAPNGAQTTDNRDVPNGAQTAGQSDGPNGTQTTTGGHSEKETLSAAELQDQMDQFTHIMQQKFLLGEDSEYLDYTQIDNDETLDDHWQREANHDAEEKYFAED from the exons ATGGAGGGAAAGGCAGTGAGAGGCGAAGCGATGGAGAGCATATCGGAGAGGCTATCGTCGTTGGAGGATCTCTACTTCCCTCGTGCCCTACAATCCAACGCCCTCAATCCCTCTGAACGCAAGGCTATACTCCTCGACCTCCTTTCGAGGGACGTCGCCGTTTTCCTAG AACGTTATGGTTCAAAATTGACCTTTGATGAGCTCCGAGAATTTGATGCGCTCCAAGATGATTATGAAATCAATTGGCATGTGAAGCATCTTAAAAGCTTAATGAGTCCAacatcagatgaattgaagtcAAGGTCAGTTACAGTCAAGAACCGGAGGCGAGCATACCTGAATAAATTGATGTTTGACGGGAATTATTTCTCAGAGGActcaatgagagagagagagccataCTTGCATCATGAATATGTTGGGAAGTTTCAGGATCCCATTGGAAGGACCATGGCCAGACCCGGGGAAAGGTGGTCGGACACGTTGTTGAGGAGGGCAGAGGAAGCAGTTTTGATTTCAAAGATTAGAGGGGAGCAGCAGAGGTTGGGTGTTCCTGAAAGTGATTGGGTTGGTGGTGGtgatagaaaccagcaagaagagcaagaggaggaggaggaggaggaggaggaggaggaggaggaagaagaagaggaagaggatgaagacgaagaggaagctGTGAGGGCTGACAGAGGCGCACAATCTACCGAG ATGCTTATCGATCATCCAGTTGCACCCAACGGTGCTCAAACTACGGATAATCGAGATGTGCCCAATGGTGCTCAAACTGCAGGTCAGTCGGATGGGCCCAACGGTACTCAAACCACCACAGGAGGGCACAGTGAGAAAGAAACTTTATCTGCTGCGGAGTTGCAAGATCAGATGGACCAGTTCACCCACATCATGCAGCAAAAGTTTTTGTTGGGAGAAGATTCCGAGTACTTAGATTACACACAAATTGACAATGACGAAACACTGGATGATCACTGGCAGAGGGAAGCCAACCATGATGCTGAGGAGAAGTACTTTGCCGAGGATTAA
- the LOC126619947 gene encoding protein ABA DEFICIENT 4, chloroplastic-like: MALSSCFSLSPLSSISKIDYAKKSVGPRSIDGRKQGFPFLLRSSNTELFGHQLVTVGAHLHMNWSFVGGSRVTVRPKHERLVPHRKLSGVYASWLASSQIASTAFSFGTTAVLPFYALMVLAPKAELTKISMESGIPYIVLGILYAYLLYLSWTPETLQLIFASKYWLPELPGMGRMFSNEMTLASAWIHLLVVDLFAARQVFRDGLDNEIETRHSVSLCLFFCPVGIATHVITKALTKSAGSSSRRNMH; the protein is encoded by the exons ATGGCCCTCTCTTCTTGCTTTTCCCTCTCTCCACTCTCTTCCATTTCCAAG ATTGACTACGCTAAGAAGAGTGTAGGACCTCGAAGTATTGATGGAAGGAAACAAGGGTTCCCTTTTCTGCTCAGAAGTAGTAACACTGAACTCTTTGGTCATCAGCTTGTGACTGTGGGAGCTCACTTACACATGAACTGGAGTTTTGTCGGAGGTTCGAGAGTTACTGTGAGACCAAAGCATGAGAGACTCGTTCCGCATCGAAAACTCTCTGGAGTATATGCGTCAT ggTTGGCAAGTTCTCAAATTGCTAGCACTGCTTTTAGTTTCGGAACAACCGCAGTTCTCCCATTCTATGCCCTCATGGTTCTGGCACCTAAAGCTGAACTA ACGAAAATTTCCATGGAAAGTGGTATACCGTATATTGTGCTGGGAATTCTCTATGCTTATCTGCTATACCTCTCCTGGACTCCCGAAACGCTACAGTTGATTTTTGCAAGTAAATACTGGCTTCCTGAG CTGCCTGGTATGGGAAGGATGTTCTCGAACGAGATGACATTAGCTTCTGCTTGGATTCACTTATTGGTTGTTGATCTCTTTGCTGCAAG GCAGGTTTTTCGCGATGGACTGGACAATGAAATTGAGACGCGACATTCAGTTTCTCTTTGCCTCTTTTTCTGTCCTGTTGGAATCGCTACTCATGTTATTACCAAAGCACTGACTAAAAGTGCTGGAAGTTCCAGCAGACGTAACATGCATTGA
- the LOC126617948 gene encoding casein kinase II subunit beta-1-like isoform X1 codes for MYRERGVVGSKAAEVLGPSVDRKQRINDALDKQLERSSPSTSRGINGKDKPLIMAGKQPPSDHRDSRSASASLTKTNCSDEESETDSEESDVSGSEGDDTSWISWFCNLRGNEFFCEVDDDYIQDDFNLCGLCNQVPYYDYALDLILDVESSHGDMFTEEQNELIESAAEMLYGLIHVRYILTSKGMAAMLDKYKNYDFGRCPRVFCSGQPCLPIGQSDIPRSSTVKIYCPKCEDIYYPRSKYQGNIDGAYFGSTFPHLFMMTYGHLKPQKASQSYVPRVFGFKLHKP; via the exons atgtaCAGAGAGCGAGGGGTGGTTGGGTCTAAGGCGGCGGAGGTGTTGGGGCCCTCCGTTGATCGGAAGCAGCGGATCAACGACGCCTTGGACAAGCAGCTCGAGCGATCCTCGCCCTCCACTTCTAGGGGAATCAACGGCAAGGACAAGCCGCTTATCATGGCTGGGAAGCAGCCTCCCTCCGATCACAGAGACTCTCGCTCTGCCTCTGCCTCTCTCACCAAAACCAATTGTTCCGATG AGGAATCTGAGACAGACAGTGAAGAGTCGGATGTTAGTGGTTCCGAAGGGGATGACACATCTTGGATCTCATGGTTTTGCAATTTGCGAGGAAATGAATTTTTCTGTGAAGTGGATGATGATTACATACAAGATGATTTTAACCTCTGCGGGCTATGCAACCAAGTGCCGTACTATGATTATGCACTTGATTTAATTCTGGATGTTGAATCTTCTCACG GTGATATGTTCACAGAAGAACAAAATGAATTGATTGAATCAGCAGCAGAGATGCTTTATGGTCTCATTCATGTTCGATATATATTGACAAGCAAAGGCATGGCTGCCATG CTAGACAAGTACAAGAACTATGATTTTGGGAGATGCCCAAGAGTTTTCTGCAGCGGACAACCCTGCCTCCCAATTGGCCAGTCGGATATCCCACGGTCCAGCACTGTAAAAATATACTGCCCCAAGTGTGAAGATATTTACTACCCTCGATCGAAGTATCAAGGTA ACATTGATGGAGCCTATTTCGGAAGTACATTTCCTCACCTGTTCATGATGACATACGGGCACCTGAAGCCACAGAAAGCATCACAGAGTTATGTTCCTAGAGTGTTCGGATTCAAGCTTCACAAGCCATGA
- the LOC126617949 gene encoding 60S ribosomal protein L37a — protein sequence MTKRTKKAGIVGKYGTRYGASLRKQIKKMEVSQHSKYFCEFCGKYAVKRKAVGIWGCKDCGKVKAGGAYTLNTASAVTVRSTIRRLREQTES from the exons atg ACAAAGAGGACGAAGAAGGCCGGTATTGTTGGGAAATATG GAACCCGTTATGGTGCCAGTCTGCGTAAGCAGATTAAGAAAATGGAAGTTAGCCAGCACAGCAAGTATTTCTGTGAATTCTGTGGCAAG TATGCTGTGAAGAGAAAGGCTGTTGGAATTTGGGGATGCAAGGATTGTGGAAAAGTGAAGGCAGGCGGTGCCTATACCTTGAA CACTGCTAGTGCTGTGACGGTAAGGAGCACCATTAGAAGGCTGAGGGAGCAAACCGAGAGTTAA
- the LOC126617948 gene encoding casein kinase II subunit beta-1-like isoform X3, whose protein sequence is MYRERGVVGSKAAEVLGPSVDRKQRINDALDKQLERSSPSTSRGINGKDKPLIMAGKQPPSDHRDSRSASASLTKTNCSDEESETDSEESDVSGSEGDDTSWISWFCNLRGNEFFCEVDDDYIQDDFNLCGLCNQVPYYDYALDLILDVESSHEEQNELIESAAEMLYGLIHVRYILTSKGMAAMLDKYKNYDFGRCPRVFCSGQPCLPIGQSDIPRSSTVKIYCPKCEDIYYPRSKYQGNIDGAYFGSTFPHLFMMTYGHLKPQKASQSYVPRVFGFKLHKP, encoded by the exons atgtaCAGAGAGCGAGGGGTGGTTGGGTCTAAGGCGGCGGAGGTGTTGGGGCCCTCCGTTGATCGGAAGCAGCGGATCAACGACGCCTTGGACAAGCAGCTCGAGCGATCCTCGCCCTCCACTTCTAGGGGAATCAACGGCAAGGACAAGCCGCTTATCATGGCTGGGAAGCAGCCTCCCTCCGATCACAGAGACTCTCGCTCTGCCTCTGCCTCTCTCACCAAAACCAATTGTTCCGATG AGGAATCTGAGACAGACAGTGAAGAGTCGGATGTTAGTGGTTCCGAAGGGGATGACACATCTTGGATCTCATGGTTTTGCAATTTGCGAGGAAATGAATTTTTCTGTGAAGTGGATGATGATTACATACAAGATGATTTTAACCTCTGCGGGCTATGCAACCAAGTGCCGTACTATGATTATGCACTTGATTTAATTCTGGATGTTGAATCTTCTCACG AAGAACAAAATGAATTGATTGAATCAGCAGCAGAGATGCTTTATGGTCTCATTCATGTTCGATATATATTGACAAGCAAAGGCATGGCTGCCATG CTAGACAAGTACAAGAACTATGATTTTGGGAGATGCCCAAGAGTTTTCTGCAGCGGACAACCCTGCCTCCCAATTGGCCAGTCGGATATCCCACGGTCCAGCACTGTAAAAATATACTGCCCCAAGTGTGAAGATATTTACTACCCTCGATCGAAGTATCAAGGTA ACATTGATGGAGCCTATTTCGGAAGTACATTTCCTCACCTGTTCATGATGACATACGGGCACCTGAAGCCACAGAAAGCATCACAGAGTTATGTTCCTAGAGTGTTCGGATTCAAGCTTCACAAGCCATGA
- the LOC126617948 gene encoding casein kinase II subunit beta-1-like isoform X2, with the protein MYRERGVVGSKAAEVLGPSVDRKQRINDALDKQLERSSPSTSRGINGKDKPLIMAGKQPPSDHRDSRSASASLTKTNCSDEESETDSEESDVSGSEGDDTSWISWFCNLRGNEFFCEVDDDYIQDDFNLCGLCNQVPYYDYALDLILDVESSHGDMFTEEQNELIESAAEMLYGLIHVRYILTSKGMAAMLDKYKNYDFGRCPRVFCSGQPCLPIGQSDIPRSSTVKIYCPKCEDIYYPRSKYQDIDGAYFGSTFPHLFMMTYGHLKPQKASQSYVPRVFGFKLHKP; encoded by the exons atgtaCAGAGAGCGAGGGGTGGTTGGGTCTAAGGCGGCGGAGGTGTTGGGGCCCTCCGTTGATCGGAAGCAGCGGATCAACGACGCCTTGGACAAGCAGCTCGAGCGATCCTCGCCCTCCACTTCTAGGGGAATCAACGGCAAGGACAAGCCGCTTATCATGGCTGGGAAGCAGCCTCCCTCCGATCACAGAGACTCTCGCTCTGCCTCTGCCTCTCTCACCAAAACCAATTGTTCCGATG AGGAATCTGAGACAGACAGTGAAGAGTCGGATGTTAGTGGTTCCGAAGGGGATGACACATCTTGGATCTCATGGTTTTGCAATTTGCGAGGAAATGAATTTTTCTGTGAAGTGGATGATGATTACATACAAGATGATTTTAACCTCTGCGGGCTATGCAACCAAGTGCCGTACTATGATTATGCACTTGATTTAATTCTGGATGTTGAATCTTCTCACG GTGATATGTTCACAGAAGAACAAAATGAATTGATTGAATCAGCAGCAGAGATGCTTTATGGTCTCATTCATGTTCGATATATATTGACAAGCAAAGGCATGGCTGCCATG CTAGACAAGTACAAGAACTATGATTTTGGGAGATGCCCAAGAGTTTTCTGCAGCGGACAACCCTGCCTCCCAATTGGCCAGTCGGATATCCCACGGTCCAGCACTGTAAAAATATACTGCCCCAAGTGTGAAGATATTTACTACCCTCGATCGAAGTATCAAG ACATTGATGGAGCCTATTTCGGAAGTACATTTCCTCACCTGTTCATGATGACATACGGGCACCTGAAGCCACAGAAAGCATCACAGAGTTATGTTCCTAGAGTGTTCGGATTCAAGCTTCACAAGCCATGA
- the LOC126619694 gene encoding NAD-capped RNA hydrolase DXO1-like, producing MDFSEHHKNIFGPDYDDDDDGNKQDGAHSSSPSSSSSPSTSSSSSSSSSASSSSNEGGESSSGNSPSASSGGGAGGGGEEEVENGEEADYSNAAEDDNEYSNMGYFGEEDRDLFGSDNEDYCKTPATSPFPIPVLPVIRSTNNQGRGNPGRGRRQSGRPNDRGAGILGRGGPFQQRQNFGYGGSNGYRDERFISELKLLSKSEETLSRKAVAFQEPCELACYSRVEGGDVSFDDTSLRLFKRLITEEIGRDLNEGYDTFIAKKDLGSQGFGDLLACIRDKNIPLQNIHFVTYRNNLNKILATFYNQRDPWEMGVHKRNGVVYLDVHKLPERPQTELDRRRCYWGYCFESLATEDPGRGDGPIHHVDANVEYCSVIKTKLGAHRILMGAEMDCCDSTDDGRRFYVELKTSHELDNHKIEYEFEKEKLLKFWIQSFLAGVPYIVIGFRNDAGQLVRTERLRTKDITHRVKMKNYWQGGVCLAFADEVLCWLYGTVKENEDYILQFTHPFQRLELLQAQSCPEEITNHVQQL from the exons ATGGATTTTTCAGAACACCACAAAAATATCTTCGGCCCAGACTACGATGACGACGATGATGGTAATAAACAAGATGGGGCCCACTCATCCTCACCATCTTCCTCATCGTCGCCTTcgacgtcgtcgtcgtcgtcttcgTCATCGTCGGCTTCTTCTTCATCCAACGAAGGAGGGGAGTCAAGCAGTGGGAATAGCCCGAGCGCAAGCAGTGGCGGTGGCGCCGGCGGTGGAGGTGAAGAAGAAGTAGAGAATGGCGAAGAGGCTGATTATTCAAACGCTGCCGAGGACGACAATGAGTACAGCAATATGGGTTACTTTGGGGAGGAAGACAGGGATCTGTTTGGCTCTGACAATGAAGATTACTGTAAAACCCCTGCTACTAGTCCTTTCCCTATTCCTG TATTGCCTGTCATACGCAGTACGAATAATCAGGGTAGAGGGAATCCAGGGCGTGGTCGTCGGCAATCTGGACGTCCAAATGATAGAGGCGCAGGCATCCTTGGACGAGGCGGACCTTTTCAACAGAGGCAAAATTTCGGATATGGTGGCTCTAATGGTTATCGTGATGAACGTTTTATCTCGGAATTAAAACTACTTTCAAAGAGTGAAGAAACACTGTCAAGAAAGGCCGTTGCATTTCAGGAA CCCTGTGAGCTTGCTTGCTATAGTCGGGTAGAAGGTGGAGATGTCAGCTTTGACGATACCAGCTTA AGGCTTTTCAAGCGTCTTATTACTGAAGAAATTGGAAGAGATCTTAATGAAGGTTATGATACTTTTATTGCGAAGAAAG ATTTGGGCTCTCAAGGTTTTGGTGATCTTCTCGCCTGCATAAGAGACAAGAATATTCCGcttcaaaacattcattttGTG ACTTATCGCAACAATCTAAATAAG ATATTGGCCACTTTTTATAACCAAAGGGATCCTTGGGAGATGGGAGTACATAAAAGAAATGGGGTTGTCTATCTTGATGTGCATAAACTACCTGAAAGGCCACAGACTGAGTTGGATCGAAGAAG GTGTTACTGGGGGTATTGTTTTGAGAGTCTTGCCACTGAAGATCCAGGAAGAGGCGATGGACCAATACATCATGTTGATGCCAATGTTGAATACTGTTCTGTGATCAAAACAAAATTAGGGGCTCATCGTATTCTGATGGGTGCTGAAATGGATTGCTGTGATTCAACTGATGATGGAAGGAGGTTTTATGTGGAATTAAAGACAAGCCATGAG TTGGACAACCATAAGATAGAGTACGAGTTTGAGAAAGAAAAGCTCCTCAAATTTTGG ATTCAATCATTCTTAGCGGGTGTTCCCTATATCGTCATTGGATTTAG GAACGATGCAGGTCAACTTGTCCGCACAGAGAGACTAAGAACCAAAGATATAACACACAGAGTGAAAATGAAGAACTACTGGCAG GGAGGAGTTTGCTTGGCATTTGCTGATGAGGTATTATGCTGGCTTTATGGGACTGTAAAAGAGA ATGAAGACTACATATTGCAGTTTACTCATCCTTTCCAACGTTTGGAGCTTTTACAAGCCCAATCTTGCCCAGAAGAAATCACTAACCATGTTCAGCAACTGTAG
- the LOC126617946 gene encoding uncharacterized protein LOC126617946, which translates to MNHTPSTLSHSPTLSSLHHHPIHFHPHGHTAFNSGPSSSSSSSFLYSASLAIIPFATRSLVLKLFRHFRHFRGAHLLRVHCRLLILFFLPSLYFITSSRRSFALDFLSVIAFSAALLISLNIALPRFVSTRLFLSRSLPIKLCSSSCVSKPAQPVLWSIGSKPKLDKKPNSGSWVQVYSNKDVYEGEFDKGKCSGSGVYYYHMSGRYEGDWVDEKYDGYGVETWARGSRYRGQYRQGLRHGIGVYRFFTGDVYAGEWYNGQCHGCGIHTCQDGSRYVGEFKWGVKHGLGHYHFRNGDTYAGEYFADKMHGFGVYQFGNGHRYEGAWHEGRKQGFGMYTFRNGETQSGHWQNGVLDIPGAQNTQPGSSYSANHAKVLNAVQEAQRAAERAYEAAKVEERVNRAVTIANKAAIAARVAAVKAVQKQIHPL; encoded by the exons ATGAACCATACACCTTCCACTTTATCCCACTCTCCCACACTCTCCTCTCTCCACCACCACCCGATTCACTTCCACCCCCATGGCCACACTGCTTTCAATTCCggcccttcttcttcctcttcttcttcgtttttgTATTCTGCTTCACTTGCAATCATTCCCTTCGCCACACGATCACTGGTTCTGAAGCTTTTCCGCCATTTCCGCCATTTCCGCGGTGCCCATCTGCTCAGAGTCCACTGCCGCTTGCTTATCCTCTTCTTTTTGCCTTCCCTTTACTTCATCACCAGTTCCCGCCGCTCTTTCGCTCTCGATTTCCTCTCTGTGATCGCTTTCTCGGCGGCCCTTTTGATTTCTCTCAACATTGCACTTCCCCGTTTTGTTTCGACTCGGTTGTTTCTTTCTCGCTCTTTGCCAATCAAGCTTTGTTCGTCTTCCTGCGTCTCTAAGCCCGCTCAGCCTGTTCTTTGGTCAATTGGGTCGAAGCCAAAGTTGGACAAAAAGCCGAATTCGGGGTCTTGGGTGCAGGTGTATAGTAATAAGGATGTTTATGAGGGTGAATTTGATAAAGGAAAATGTTCAGGAAGTGGGGTTTATTACTATCATATGAGTGGGAGGTATGAAGGTGATTGGGTGGATGAGAAGTATGATGGTTATGGTGTGGAGACTTGGGCTAGAGGTAGCAGGTATCGCGGGCAGTATAGGCAGGGCTTGAGGCATGGAATTGGGGTGTATAGGTTCTTCACTGGTGATGTTTATGCCGGAGAGTGGTATAATGGGCAGTGTCATGGGTGTGGCATACATACTTGCCAGGATGGAAGTCGGTATGTTGGGGAGTTTAAGTGGGGTGTCAAACATGGACTTGGTCATTATCATTTCAG AAATGGTGATACATATGCTGGGGAATATTTTGCGGACAAGATGCACGGTTTTGGAGTATATCAGTTTGGGAACGGCCATCGATATGAAGGAGCCTGGCATGAAGGTAGAAAGCAGGGATTTGGCATGTACACTTTCAGAAATGGGGAAACACAATCTGGTCACTGGCAAAATGGGGTGCTAGATATTCCCGGTGCGCAAAATACCCAACCTGGATCTTCTTATTCTGCCAACCATGCCAAAGTGCTTAATGCAGTCCAG GAAGCACAGAGAGCTGCTGAGAGAGCATATGAAGCGGCCAAAGTAGAAGAAAGGGTGAACCGAGCTGTAACAATAGCTAATAAAGCAGCAATTGCTGCACGAGTTGCGGCTGTAAAGGCTGTGCAAAAACAAATACACCCATTATAA